The genomic segment TTACAAGGTCAggatcatttttaaatacaagcaATGAATACTCTTATTGTAAGAAGACTGAGAAAGCTATTTAACATCAAGAACGAAGTTGAAATTCGTATATAGGAAAGTTCATATTTCAAAAGCAGTGATCAAATCTTGAAACAGATAACAAAATTTTTATGATAACAATTATCTTACAAAATAATTGGATcatactttatttggatggtatAGATGCTCCACAGagacttaaatcattaacaaactttcttgTGATGTTTGGTTGATTATCAACAATATTATGATTATGGTTAGGGGTACATGTAGGTTttaccttgaggttaaggtttccGGTTAGAGTTAGATTTAATACATTCTTTCACACTAATCTTgaagttcagttgaatttaattggtatttagttgaatgttacttaacggccaactgagcatttacaaaggacctacagtggaccatccaagtAACACATAACTTCACAAACAATTGCATTTAATGGCTATTTAGTTCAGTGTTACTTGAAGatatactgaacatttacaaagaatctacagtagaccatccaaataaagtgttaccaataatTGTAATATACTTCTTGTCtcacaatatttaaaataatgaaaacacttttttaaaattctacATTATGTATTGATATATAGATTAGCAGTTAATAGTTGGAACGAAATATTAGttttgtgatatatttttgcagAGGTATTGTGGAGAAGAAGCTGGCAGCCTGTGTCAACATCGTGCCCAAAATTACATCAATGTGAGTGACTTTTACCTACTcttatgttgattttttttttttgttaaacagAGACACTCATAATATACACGGCAAAAATTACACTCTAGGTAATATCATTTTTAGCAATTTCTTTTTTaagctctgtttttttttaaaaatgggaatACTGAAGTCTTTGGGGTAACCTTGGATGTGTCTGTCTACATCCAGTCAGTTAAAATGGCCTCAGTCTGAGATCAAATCTCAGACCTCAATCTGGTTTTCAGTCTGTCCAGGATAAAACATCAGATTAGTGGATCTTCTCTCTAGTCATTTCTTGGTAGGATTAGCTTCAGAAGTAATcttcagaaaaagaaataatctTCAATAGTAAGAAGCTAGCCTTTctatcttttattttaaaactgtgAGACAAAACCCTTGGCTCATTTTTCTCACTGAAAAGGCACCTTAAAGTAAACAGTATATCTAATATTAAAAATtttgaaatggttaaaaaaataagtCAAGATAATTCAACCTTCTTGCTTTCAAGAATTATGTGCAAGTGGAGtaagatcattttatttaataaagatCTACAAATTCATAAGTATGCAGAAACGGGTTGAATATTGAATCTGAAATtgttacaacaacaacaacgaaaATTAAATAAGGAAATATCAtgtatactatatatttttagGAGCcttcaatttatttaatttaattttttacagtgcacataTAGTGCATTGTGaaagaaaattacatttaaaatgtatctaTCTTTAAAACTTTATCTTGGCTGTATGTAAGGTTTGCGAGTGCTAGCTTGTCAGCATCTTTTCTGTGTTCCTACAGATATGAATGGCAAGGAAAGATTGAAGAAGACAGTGAGGTATTGCTGGTGAGTTTTATGTAGACTTCAAGtacagcaaagaaaaacaaaacattcctTTAAGATTAAAGTGAAATGATTAAtcttttcatataaaaacattttttacatctTTACTGTTTTTCAGATGATTAAGACAAGAAGTACAAAGATCCCTGCTCTTGCTGAATATGTTAGGTAAGCCCAATTCATTAAAACTTTTACCTTcacaaaaatgttattgttgattttgttttttaatgcatCACAGGATGCGTGAAGAAaggggtgcaggcaggatggagtgggtggagacgggtgtcagggctgatgtgtgacagaaggatagcagcaagagtgaaagggaaggtttacaagacagttgtgcatcctgctatgatgtgtggtttggagactgtggctctgtctaaaagacaggaggctgagctggaggtggcggagatgaagattttcgttgggagtgacaaggatggacaagattagaaatgagcagatcagagggacagtgaaggtggagcagttgggagataaagccagagaggccatgttgagatggtttggacatgtgttgaggaggaatagtggatatattggtcaaagaatgttggagatggaactgccgggtagaaggagaagaggtagacctaagaaaaggtttatggatgtcgtgaaggtggacatggagatggttggtgtaaaagtagaggaggcaatggatagggcaagatggaggcagatgatccgctgtggcgacccctaaagaaGGATgcatcagccataacattaaatccacctccttgtttcttcactcattgtccattgttTTGGCTCCATTTACTCcagtttgtagttctacaattacagaatgCTTTGTTAGACGCCTTTTTCCCTGTAATTTAATTGTGATACAAGGAAGTGGATTTAATGTTACAGCTGATcagtatatattaaatatacagtagCTAACTACAGCACAAATGTAGAGTGTAATTCACAAGAAATTCAGTTTTTTGTCTGCATTGCATAAATAAAATTGattaaagctttattttatAGTCCTTCAATTTCTCAGAATTAACCAAGTATCTGTGAAATACTCCAACTCCAACCTACTCGAGTTGAACCATAACAAGGTATCTGTAACTAATTTGCAAAACAATTGAACTAAGTTATACTGAAATGCTCAAAAAGTTCTAGATTATTAACTGAGCATGTGTGGGTTACACTCTCTAAAGTGCTGTCTAATGATTTTGGATGAAATGATGGCAGGTATGAAAACAGTCTAAttacattacactgaaatgtctAACAGGTTCTAACTATTAAGCAGATGAAGTAAAATTTATCAAGTATTTTCAGTGACAAGGTGGCCAGTACAAACATTCTAAACACtaaattttactgtaaagtCACATGTTGAAGCAGGAACGTAAGTCAGAAAAATCTCAAGCACTGGGTAGTTGTAGAGTGTATAATGACAGCATATTTCGAAAGTAACAACCACAGTAAGAATCATTACTTTCTTTTACAGCCCAGATTTAGTTTTGTCAAAAGGTACAGGTATGTAATAGATAGGTAGAACCTAGAAGGTAATACAAACATAGGTAACTAGgtaaggattttttttatatcatttaacTACATGGCacttttttcccaaaataaGTAGACAGTACTGTGGAGTTACTTTGTTAAtatatagaacctgtttggCATTTTAGTGTAATTTAACTAGGTCGTCTTGGAATTTACCAGCTTGTTACCTGaaataattatctagtactttTGAGTTTGCACAACGTACTTAACTACTTAACAACTAACCTAGTTTATACGTGGAACTTACAGAACTGTAGAATAAAGCAGAATGAAAAAGCAGTAATTATTTCTGACTCTTAATTGGCAGTAATTTTTAATAACTAAGACTTCAGTGAGTGATtgaaatttaatatttaatcatgCATTATCAAATTATAAAAAAGGAGATTGTAATTTCAGATATATTGCAAAACTGATAAACActaagtgcttggaccccttttGCACAACCTCTTTGTAGCTGAGTGAAACCTGCCCATGAAGATAAAAATACCAAAGACAAATAACAATATGTGTGTGATCACACTTTTCCTCTGCTGCAGGTCCAATCATCCGTATGAAGTGGCCGAAGTCATCAGTTTGCCTATTGACCAGGGAAACCCTCCCTACCTGAAGTGGATTGGAGATATTGTGCCGGAATGAATGGACAAAATCACGGCTGAACCTCAGCTCTCCACAATTCTATTGGCAAGATTTCAGGACTGCAGCTGGTGATTTTTCCTCAGTTGTTTAAATGCAGTAGGTGAAATGTCATGTTATCTATGTGCGTGTTTAGAGAGTTTATACAAAAAGGCAGTAAATTGTGCAAAGCACCAGGTACAGTGTTAGTActgttttgtgctttaaaatgaacacTAACATGTTCAGTTGTCTAGAATTGAAAATTTACTTCGTCATCTCCAAAGTAAAAGCAATTCAACCTTAAATCATCGGCTTCTGATTTTCCCCCAAAAGCTGCGGTTTACTTCTATGAACAAATTACAAAGATGAGTGTACAAGTTTCACCTTCATTATAGAAATGGTTCTCTCACAGTTGTCCTCTTTCCCCAGATGTCAATCTGCCTAATAGTGCTatcaaacactagaagtcaatactcacccaaatctttttttgTACATACATCCCCAGACCTTCTCTCAACTTATGCAAACTGCATTCAGGTCTTCACTGTGATCATCTAGACTTGTCGTGGTGGTTTAGAGCACAGCATGACTTTGAACtatacaaatgaacaaaacctcaccATACTTTACCATATATATTGACAATATTTGGGTGATTATTGAAGTCTCATGTTTGCTAGCagtgttagccttgtagctccagcgctaaactaAAGAGTTTGGGCAAAATTGGGACACCAAACATATCGTGGTTGGCCAAATACATCttgctttgttttattctttttctgtaTGTTGTTTAATGCCAAAAAAGATATTAGCCTTTATGTGACAAAGCATTTCTTATCTTCAAGCCAGAATGAATCTTCATATTATGATGGTGATACACTTATACATAATACATTGCTAACATGTAATACAGATATTGAAATGCTCAGTTTTAGTAATTATCAGTTAAAAATGGAACCTATATTTACTGTggtttagtttattattattttgcaaaAATGGTACAACCACTGgggatttttgaaaatgtgaattGCATTTAAGTAACAGAGGAAATGTTGTAACAGTCTGAGCTAAAACCCTTGAATTATGGCTTTGTAATACCTAATTTCATTTCTGGGATTGCACTCTGAATAAAACTGGTTCTTTCCTACCTACTGTGAATACAAAGGAATGTAAGCTTTGAATGCTTTAGAGACTCAATTGAATCAAATGAATGCCTGcttcagaaactgctgaaagAGCTTTATATTTGTATGAAAGGAGCTGTTTAAGTTTAAGTATCAAATGCCACCACTAGAGTGAGGCATTTACTTGAGCTTTTTAACCAAAAGTGCTCCATTTAAGTGCATATGTTTGGCACCTTCCATTAGGCACCAGAAAAATAATATGAAGGATCCACATAAAAGGTGATACTCTTGCTAAAAGAATAAGAGGGTCTGCTAAATTACATATGAACTTATGCTGCCACTCTTAtcgatagtttttttttttttttttactaacatACTAccttttaaaggaatacttcaacATTATATAAACTGACCTTTATTTGTCACAACTATAGCTTACAGTCATTTACCAAGGAAGCCATACTTATAATAAGACAACAGGTGGGTACTTATGTCCTTATGCACAAGGTTCTAAGTGTGCTTTTAGTCCTTGGTTTTTCTGTTCTATTATTAACagaagacttttattttatcgTCCATTGCAACTCACCATATGGTACAGACATGCCAGAAACAGATCCTTGTGCAAAATGCTAGAGCTTACAGCACGTCATTAGACTTGGATGCTGGAAATGTGCAGTGAATAGAATTtctgtacaataaaataagtacaAATGAGTAAAGTTATAATCACACTAGATATTTGCAATGTGTGATGCTTTGCAAAATGGCAGTAACTGAGGCTGGACTGAAAAATTTGTGACAAAAATCCTCTACAGTCAGATCCATGAGTCAGATCCTCTACAGTCAGATCCATATGTAACTGGACTTTGACACAATTTTTTGTAATTGTGCTTCCATAAAGCACCACAGTGGATTTGAAATGGAGCAATAAAGATGCAATTGAATTGTAGACTTTTAGCTTTAAATCAAGGAGTTTAACAAAGATATTGCATTAACCATTTAGCAATTAGACATTTTTACATAGTCCCTCCAtcttcacaggctcaaaaaTGACCGTGGACAGTTAACTGGTGTGCAGTTTCATGGCCAGCTTTGGCCAGTGCCCTCATTATGTCATGACAAAGAGTTAAAACGTCTGGAGTTGATCGAATAAAAGCGTGGCTGGTTCTGGAACAAgattctttggacagatgaaaccaaGGTTTGCTTGTAGTAGAATGATGTGAATAGAAATATATgaagaatgaaagaaacatGGTGTTATGGCATGGGCATGTATGATTGTCGGTGGAACTGAGTtactatgtatttatttatttattttatttatttttacccaatttgTCTCCCAATTTAGTCGCGTCCagttccacccgctagttaggactcccccagtcacatgatgctaggagggtgaattTTACCACAGGCTTCCCCCAAGACCCATTCATGGGAACCCCTTTGAATTGAAGCTGAAGTCTTTAACCACGTATTGACTGCTTCGTTTCAAATTCATTTTGGTGGCGTACAGAGGAAAAATTCCAAAATTGTGTCACTGTTTAAATACTAATAGACTTATGTTGCTAATTTCCCTTCCATaatcagtaaaaacaaaaaggtaaaCATAATTAGATAAATATATACTCACTATAGCGTTGTGCTTCACACTGATCAGTAGCAAAAAAGTGTGCCTGTTGTGGTTGGCAGCAGCATGGTAAACTGAGTGCAGTTGTGGCTAGCCAGTAAGCTAACACTGCACTTAGCAGTTTTTTACCACAAAATTGAAGATAAATATAGCTGCAAGCGGCAAAGAGCGGATTCAAGAATGCAACAACAGCCCTTTTGCAGTTTTAGCCCATTAGCCTAAAAAGGCCTCAAGCTGTGTAGGTCGTATTTATAGGCAGAGTGAATAGAACTGAAACAAAGTCAATTCATCGAAAGGCCTTCATTTGCCATAAACAATGAGCAGAGGTCTTTAAACACAATATTAGTTTACATACAGGTGTTCTGAGCTACACTGGTTTGTAGAACATCCATGAGGTTGTCAACATAGATGTCAAAACTACATGACTAGTGGCAGCATTTCTTATATAGTAGCACTTGCACAGTGAATTGGTTGTATATTTAACCCTTTGATTTGATGTAGGCCATAGTGAGGCCTACTGTACTCAAAGGGGGCACTTTTTGTGTGAGGAGCTCACTGAAAGCGTGTTTGAATACGGTAGGATTATTGATCAGGGACCATATCCAAGGTTTGGGCAGACTGAACTTTACAAATTTTGTGCTAAACTTCTTTCGggatccatccgtccgtccgtccgtccgtccgtccatctgATCTTTTGTATAATGAGTCTTTGTATAATGTAGTCTTTCAATGAATAAGTCAAAATATCAGACAAGCAgtagttttttacataatatgTAATTAGAAAGTTGTTCATGTGACTGAACTGAGTCACATGGCACCAACTGTTTATCTGTTGACcttgtaataacattgtaatagcaTTTTGTATTGATTTTTAAGTGTTCTTGACTGCTGAACCGCCATCTAAAATCCAATCTGGACCCAAATTGGCTTTACCCCATTATTGTCTCAATATGTAAAAGTACTCCAAGTTTGGAGATGATCTGACTAAAGAATGATGAGTTATAGAAAATCAAGCTAGCAGTTCAATGGAGGCAGCAATTATTTAACTGATCCACACGACTCTGAGTAAAAAAGTCAGcatgtttttgataattatttatctAGAGAGGCCAGAGTTTTTCTAGGccaatttcaaaatgttttgataAAAATCAAAAAGTATAGTTTTCAAACCGTTAATGATTACTAAAAAACTATGCAGTTTtgtaataaatatgtatttgcaAAATTGTTTGGAATGATGTACTACATATGACACAAGGATTTTCCAGCAAAATTGTAGTAATGTagtaataatatgtaataacaggtttatttttataaacCCCCAGTGGTCAAATCTTTTGAAACAATTACTCCTCCCCTAATGACCTATACACATAAAAATTGATAGGCTGCCTCTGAATCTTCTGCCGAATATTCCTGTCAAGTTTAAATTTTCTTGGCTGAAGGATTGTTGAGTTACagaattttaaattaattctgaattattttgaatttattcagaagggttcatttgcatatggTAGCCACGCTGTTTACAaaattcatgtttttgataAATTATTGATTCTGAATTTTTTGACACCAAATACATGAGGATCAGGCAAAAATTGTAGGACTAGTTTGCAAAAGTAGGTTTCtcatattatgcaaattagcttaAAACCTAAGTGGGCAGAGCTAAATGTTCCAAATTGCAAGTTGTTTGTTTGGACCCAAGGaaccagaaaaaaaatgctttaggATTTATAGGCCCAAACACGTTGACCTGCGCAATAGCGCCCCCTATGGCCGATTGACGTGCGCCTGAGTAGCAGGAGGCACTACCACCTATTGACCAAGTCTCTAGGACTTTTGGTTTGGTCTGTGCGTTTTGTTTcagggaagaaaaagaataatGCTTGAATCCTAATAATTCTGTCCTCCACTGAAGCTCATAACTTGGGACTTTGAGCATATCAACATGGCTGCTCACACAGTCAGTAGTAAAATAGTTGGTTAAACTCTAAAATTAACCATAATGGCCACTGCTTTGAGAAGATAAATACATTATGAAAGTTAAAATGATCACTTATATAATTAGTGTTAGCAGGTTAGCTTATTGCTAACAATACATGCTGTCATTGAAGCATCcatgtttttccactttgtcaCTTGAACATGTGGAGGTCCAAAACCCCGCCATCTGTAACAgggtgctgaactttctaacagacagaccccagtcagtcagagtcggcaGCCGCACATCCAGTACAAGAACTGTCAGCACAGGGGCCcgcagggctgtgtgctgagcccccttctgtacacgCTCTTCACGTATGACTGTGTGGCCTCcgagaacaacaccagcatcatcaagtttgctgatgatactacagtcattggactgatcactggtggggatGAGACAGTGTACAGGAAGGAGATGGCTGAGCTGGTGACCTGGTGTCATGACAGCAATCTTttcttgaatgcagacaagaccaaggaaatgattgttgatccaaggaggaagcgGGAGCTACACACACCCTTGTACATAGatgagacagaggtggagagggtgaaaaccttcaaattcctcggcatccacatcagtgaggatttTACCTTTACAACACACACCTCGTCATAAGGAAGCCCTGATTTGGCATGCCAgtcaaaattctcagcaccttctacaggagtacgatcaagagtgttcttaccagcgccatcacggtctggtatggaaactgagctgctcaggacagaaaggctctccagcatgtgatcaaaactgcacagtccatctcaggagcagccttcccctcactacaggacatttatcacaccagggtcatcaggagggcccacaacatcatcagggacagtacacacccccagcacagactcttcatactcctaccttcaggcagatgctacaggagtgtgaagtccaggtccagtttctattcacagaccatcaggctggtgaacacctcactcactacctcttTCCCCTCCCATTCTGAACCGGTTTAACTTTGGccaaccttgcactcaataactgcaccttacatacgct from the Pygocentrus nattereri isolate fPygNat1 chromosome 30, fPygNat1.pri, whole genome shotgun sequence genome contains:
- the LOC108424720 gene encoding protein CutA homolog isoform X1, which translates into the protein MQFGLPPAETVQGRLLKAFFVTVFLSVLMLPLLRTVGLRAFSMASEAYSSGTHSAAFVTCPNDTVAKDLARGIVEKKLAACVNIVPKITSIYEWQGKIEEDSEVLLMIKTRSTKIPALAEYVRSNHPYEVAEVISLPIDQGNPPYLKWIGDIVPE
- the LOC108424720 gene encoding protein CutA homolog isoform X2, with protein sequence MLPLLRTVGLRAFSMASEAYSSGTHSAAFVTCPNDTVAKDLARGIVEKKLAACVNIVPKITSIYEWQGKIEEDSEVLLMIKTRSTKIPALAEYVRSNHPYEVAEVISLPIDQGNPPYLKWIGDIVPE